A genome region from Thermomonospora amylolytica includes the following:
- a CDS encoding DUF721 domain-containing protein produces the protein MSDDPQAVQGGAQEEPRPKSGIELAREALAQARADALKRGTVPGQGRRKAARSRPVREPGRGGDPKPFGAAIRDLLADRGWETRAAVGGVFGNWPGIVGPELARHTRPEHFEDGTLTIAADSTAWATQVRLLSSQLVKRLNQELGHGTVTRVKVVGPASGPRRPGAWRVR, from the coding sequence ATGAGCGACGATCCACAGGCTGTGCAGGGCGGCGCCCAGGAGGAGCCCCGGCCCAAGTCCGGCATCGAGCTGGCCCGGGAGGCCCTGGCGCAGGCCCGGGCGGACGCCCTCAAGCGCGGCACCGTCCCGGGGCAGGGCAGGCGCAAGGCCGCCAGGTCGCGGCCGGTGCGCGAGCCGGGCCGGGGCGGCGACCCCAAGCCGTTCGGGGCGGCGATCCGGGACCTGCTGGCCGACCGGGGCTGGGAGACCCGGGCGGCGGTCGGCGGGGTGTTCGGCAACTGGCCGGGCATCGTGGGGCCGGAGCTGGCCCGGCACACCAGGCCGGAGCACTTCGAGGACGGCACGCTGACGATCGCGGCGGACTCCACCGCGTGGGCCACCCAGGTGCGGCTGCTGTCGAGCCAGCTGGTGAAGCGGCTCAACCAGGAACTCGGACACGGGACGGTGACCCGGGTCAAGGTCGTCGGACCCGCCTCGGGGCCGCGCCGGCCGGGAGCCTGGCGGGTGCGCTGA
- the gyrB gene encoding DNA topoisomerase (ATP-hydrolyzing) subunit B, translating to MAYDASSITVLEGLEAVRKRPGMYIGSTGERGLHHLVYEIVDNSVDEALAGYADTIEVTLLADGGVRVYDNGRGIPVGEHPVEKRPAIELVLTTLHAGGKFDGKSYAVSGGLHGVGSAVVNALSTRLDAEVRREGHVWRQSYTWRGPIAPLAKGEPTDETGTIITFWPDGEIFETLEWNFETLSRRMQEMAFLNRGLSITLVDERPDHNSAEDGAGPRRVSYRYDGGISDFVRYINAKKDAVHPDVIAFEDQTDGMAVEIAMQWSGSYSESVHTFANTINTAEGGTHEEGFRSALTTIVNKYARDKGLLRDKDDNLTGEDVREGLTAIISIKLADPQFEGQTKTKLGNTEARSFVQKVVHEHLRDWFDREPGQAKEIINKASQAARARIAARQARDLTRRKSLLESTSLPGKLSDCQSTDPARSELYIVEGDSAGGSAKGGRNPHFQAILPIRGKILNVEKARIDKILKNNEVQAIITALGTGVHDEFDISRLRYHKIILMSDADIDGHHINTLLLTLLFRFMRPLIEAGHVYLSQPPLYKIKWDQRGQDAEYAYSDAERDAIIEAGIAAGKRDPRPRDGVQRFKGLGEMNAQELWDTTMDPARRVLLQVTVDDAAQADELFSVLMGEDVEPRREFIQRNAKDVRFLDI from the coding sequence TTGGCGTACGACGCTAGTTCCATCACCGTCCTTGAAGGCCTGGAGGCGGTACGCAAGCGCCCCGGCATGTACATCGGCTCCACCGGCGAGCGCGGACTGCACCACCTGGTCTACGAGATCGTCGACAACTCCGTCGACGAGGCGCTGGCGGGCTACGCCGACACCATCGAGGTGACGCTGCTGGCCGACGGCGGCGTCCGGGTCTACGACAACGGCCGCGGCATCCCCGTGGGCGAGCACCCGGTGGAGAAGCGCCCGGCGATCGAGCTGGTGCTGACCACGCTGCACGCCGGCGGCAAGTTCGACGGCAAGTCCTACGCGGTCTCCGGCGGCCTGCACGGTGTCGGCTCGGCGGTGGTGAACGCGCTGTCCACCCGCCTGGACGCCGAGGTGCGCCGGGAGGGCCACGTGTGGCGGCAGTCCTACACCTGGCGCGGCCCGATCGCCCCGCTGGCCAAGGGCGAGCCCACCGACGAGACCGGCACCATCATCACCTTCTGGCCGGACGGCGAGATCTTCGAGACCCTGGAGTGGAACTTCGAGACCCTCTCCCGCCGCATGCAGGAGATGGCGTTCCTGAACCGGGGCCTGTCGATCACGCTGGTCGACGAGCGTCCCGACCACAACAGCGCGGAGGACGGCGCCGGGCCCCGCCGGGTGAGCTACCGCTACGACGGCGGCATCTCCGACTTCGTCCGCTACATCAACGCCAAGAAGGACGCCGTCCACCCCGACGTCATCGCGTTCGAGGACCAGACCGACGGCATGGCGGTGGAGATCGCGATGCAGTGGAGCGGCTCGTACTCCGAGTCGGTCCACACGTTCGCCAACACCATCAACACCGCCGAGGGCGGCACCCACGAGGAGGGGTTCCGCTCCGCGCTGACCACGATCGTCAACAAGTACGCCCGGGACAAGGGCCTGCTGCGCGACAAGGACGACAACCTCACCGGCGAGGACGTCCGCGAGGGCCTGACCGCGATCATCTCGATCAAGCTGGCCGACCCGCAGTTCGAGGGCCAGACCAAGACCAAGCTGGGCAACACCGAGGCCCGCTCGTTCGTGCAGAAGGTCGTGCACGAGCACCTGCGCGACTGGTTCGACCGCGAGCCCGGCCAGGCCAAGGAGATCATCAACAAGGCCAGCCAGGCCGCCCGCGCCCGGATCGCCGCCCGCCAGGCCCGCGACCTGACCCGGCGCAAGAGCCTGCTGGAGTCGACCTCGCTGCCCGGCAAGCTGTCGGACTGCCAGTCCACCGACCCGGCCCGCTCCGAGCTGTACATCGTGGAGGGCGACTCGGCCGGCGGCTCGGCCAAGGGCGGGCGCAACCCGCACTTCCAGGCCATCCTGCCGATCCGCGGCAAGATCCTGAACGTCGAGAAGGCGCGGATCGACAAGATCCTCAAGAACAACGAGGTCCAGGCGATCATCACCGCGCTCGGCACCGGGGTGCACGACGAGTTCGACATCTCCAGGCTGCGGTACCACAAGATCATCCTGATGTCGGACGCCGACATCGACGGCCACCACATCAACACGCTGCTGCTGACCCTGCTGTTCCGGTTCATGCGGCCGCTGATCGAGGCCGGGCACGTCTACCTGTCCCAGCCCCCGCTCTACAAGATCAAGTGGGACCAGCGCGGCCAGGACGCCGAGTACGCCTACTCCGACGCCGAACGCGACGCGATCATCGAGGCGGGCATCGCCGCCGGCAAGCGCGACCCCCGGCCCCGCGACGGCGTGCAGCGCTTCAAGGGTCTGGGCGAGATGAACGCCCAGGAGCTGTGGGACACCACCATGGACCCGGCCCGCCGGGTGCTGCTGCAGGTCACCGTGGACGACGCCGCGCAGGCCGACGAGCTGTTCAGCGTGCTGATGGGCGAGGACGTCGAGCCCCGGCGCGAGTTCATCCAGCGCAACGCCAAGGACGTGCGCTTCCTCGACATCTGA
- the gyrA gene encoding DNA gyrase subunit A → MTEVTTEGGGPGERIEPVDIQVEMQRSYLDYAMSVIVARALPEVRDGLKPVHRRVLYAMYDGGYRPDRGYFKCARVVGDVMGNYHPHGDSAIYDTLVRLAQPWAMRYPLVDGNGNFGSRGNDPAAAMRYTECRLAPLAMEMLRDIDKETVDFSPNYDGRSSEPDVLPARFPNLLVNGSAGIAVGMATNIPPHNLREVAEGVFWYLDNFEASDSELLDALIERIKGPDFPTSGLIVGRKGIEEAYRTGRGSITMRAVVEVEEIQGRTCLVVTELPYQVNPDNLALKIAELVKEGKLDGIADVRDETSGRTGQRLVIVLKRDAIAKVVLNNLYKHTQLQETFGANMLALVDGVPRTLRLDQFIRHWVDHQIDVIIRRTRFLLRKAEERAHILRALLKALDRIDEVISLIRGSASAQDAQQGLMALLEIDEVQAQAILDMQLRKLAALERQAITDEYDRLMAEIADYNEILASPVRQRRIVREELEPIVDKYGDDRRTQIVPFDGDVSYEDLIAEEEIVVTITRGGYAKRTRVDAYREQKRGGKGVRGAQLKQDDIVEHFFVTTTHHWLLFFTNKGRVYRAKAYELPEGGRDSRGQHVANMLAFQPEEYIAEVLDLRDYDVAPYLVLATKQGKVKKTALRDFDSPRTGGIIAINLAEDDEVIAARLVSPTDDLLMVSTNAQAIRFHADDEQLRPMGRATSGVIGMRFDVGHVLDMHVVHDGEEDVLVATEGGYAKRTPVEQYPVQGRGGKGVLTAKIVESRGRLVGALMVRPEDGVFAMTSNGGVIRTTAAEIKQSGRQTMGVRLMNLAEGDSIVAIARNVESMGESAAGLDASAGEAEPNDPDAAGEETQ, encoded by the coding sequence GTGACGGAAGTGACCACCGAGGGCGGTGGACCGGGCGAGCGCATCGAACCGGTCGACATCCAGGTCGAGATGCAGCGCAGCTACCTCGACTACGCGATGTCGGTCATCGTGGCGCGGGCGCTGCCGGAGGTGCGCGACGGCCTCAAGCCCGTGCACCGCCGCGTCCTGTACGCGATGTACGACGGCGGCTACCGCCCCGACCGCGGCTACTTCAAGTGCGCCCGCGTCGTCGGCGACGTCATGGGGAACTACCACCCCCACGGCGACAGCGCCATCTACGACACCCTGGTGCGCCTGGCCCAGCCGTGGGCGATGCGGTACCCGCTGGTCGACGGCAACGGCAACTTCGGCTCCCGCGGCAACGACCCGGCCGCGGCGATGCGGTACACCGAGTGCCGCCTCGCCCCGCTGGCCATGGAGATGCTGCGGGACATCGACAAGGAGACCGTCGACTTCTCCCCCAACTACGACGGCCGCTCCTCCGAGCCCGACGTGCTGCCCGCGCGGTTCCCCAACCTGCTGGTGAACGGCTCGGCCGGCATCGCCGTCGGCATGGCGACCAACATCCCCCCGCACAACCTGCGCGAGGTCGCCGAGGGCGTCTTCTGGTACCTGGACAACTTCGAGGCCTCCGACTCCGAGCTGCTGGACGCCCTGATCGAGCGGATCAAGGGCCCCGACTTCCCCACCTCCGGGCTGATCGTCGGCCGCAAGGGCATCGAGGAGGCCTACCGCACCGGCCGCGGCTCGATCACCATGCGCGCGGTGGTCGAGGTCGAGGAGATCCAGGGCCGCACCTGCCTGGTGGTCACCGAGCTGCCGTACCAGGTCAACCCGGACAACCTGGCGCTGAAGATCGCCGAGCTGGTCAAGGAGGGCAAGCTCGACGGGATCGCCGACGTCCGCGACGAGACCTCCGGCCGCACCGGCCAGCGGCTGGTCATCGTGCTCAAGCGGGACGCCATCGCCAAGGTCGTCCTGAACAACCTCTACAAGCACACCCAGCTGCAGGAGACGTTCGGTGCCAACATGCTGGCGCTGGTCGACGGGGTGCCGCGGACGCTGCGGCTGGACCAGTTCATCCGGCACTGGGTGGACCACCAGATCGACGTCATCATCCGGCGCACCCGCTTCCTGCTGCGCAAGGCCGAGGAGCGCGCCCACATCCTGCGCGCCCTGCTCAAGGCGCTGGACCGGATCGACGAGGTCATCTCCCTGATCCGCGGCTCGGCCTCGGCGCAGGACGCCCAGCAGGGCCTGATGGCGCTGCTGGAGATCGACGAGGTCCAGGCGCAGGCCATCCTGGACATGCAGCTGCGCAAGCTGGCCGCCCTGGAACGGCAGGCGATCACCGACGAGTACGACCGGCTGATGGCCGAGATCGCCGACTACAACGAGATCCTGGCCAGCCCGGTGCGGCAGCGCCGGATCGTCCGCGAGGAGCTGGAGCCGATCGTCGACAAGTACGGCGACGACCGGCGCACCCAGATCGTCCCGTTCGACGGCGACGTCTCCTACGAGGACCTGATCGCCGAAGAGGAGATCGTCGTCACCATCACCCGCGGCGGCTACGCCAAGCGCACCCGGGTGGACGCCTACCGCGAGCAGAAGCGCGGCGGCAAGGGGGTGCGCGGCGCCCAGCTCAAGCAGGACGACATCGTCGAGCACTTCTTCGTCACCACGACCCACCACTGGCTGCTGTTCTTCACCAACAAGGGGCGGGTCTACCGGGCCAAGGCGTACGAGCTGCCCGAGGGCGGGCGCGACTCGCGCGGCCAGCACGTGGCGAACATGCTGGCGTTCCAGCCCGAGGAGTACATCGCCGAGGTGCTGGACCTGCGCGACTACGACGTCGCCCCCTACCTGGTGCTGGCCACCAAGCAGGGCAAGGTCAAGAAGACCGCGCTGCGCGACTTCGACTCCCCGCGCACCGGCGGCATCATCGCCATCAACCTGGCCGAGGACGACGAGGTGATCGCCGCCCGGCTGGTCTCGCCCACCGACGACCTGCTGATGGTCTCGACGAACGCGCAGGCCATCCGCTTCCACGCCGACGACGAGCAGCTCCGCCCGATGGGCCGGGCCACCAGCGGCGTGATCGGGATGCGCTTCGACGTCGGCCACGTCCTGGACATGCACGTGGTGCACGACGGCGAGGAGGACGTGCTGGTGGCCACCGAGGGCGGCTACGCCAAGCGCACCCCGGTGGAGCAGTACCCTGTGCAGGGTCGCGGGGGCAAGGGCGTTCTCACCGCGAAGATCGTGGAGTCCCGCGGCCGGCTGGTGGGAGCCCTCATGGTCCGTCCGGAGGACGGCGTGTTCGCGATGACCTCCAACGGGGGCGTCATCCGGACCACCGCCGCCGAGATCAAGCAGTCCGGGCGGCAGACCATGGGGGTCCGGCTGATGAACCTCGCCGAAGGTGACAGCATCGTCGCCATCGCACGGAACGTAGAGTCCATGGGAGAGTCCGCGGCGGGCCTGGACGCCTCCGCGGGCGAGGCCGAACCGAACGACCCCGACGCGGCGGGAGAGGAAACCCAGTGA
- a CDS encoding DUF3566 domain-containing protein, giving the protein MSTQPNKSTSPSEADATSGPGGAPQAAGGSAEPSLAESAAKPVSAPGKDEAAPDATRPEGIAPVSDPAPGSRPGPAPGKDSAWSPSGGPGRPAIQPAQPAQPVGPGAPGAPGAQGAPGAPGAAPAAAGGKDKRAVARLGGGTKSPRRAQLQLSRLEPWSVMKFSFVMSLVAFIVLLVAVTVLYVILSGLGVFDAISETVNDLTRDQNEATEGVDAGGWFGFGRIFGYTVLVGALNVLLITALSTVGSVIYNLAADLVGGVEVTLKEAE; this is encoded by the coding sequence GTGAGCACTCAGCCGAACAAGAGCACGAGCCCTTCGGAGGCCGACGCCACATCCGGTCCCGGCGGTGCGCCGCAGGCCGCCGGCGGCTCCGCCGAGCCGTCCCTGGCCGAGTCCGCCGCCAAGCCCGTGTCCGCCCCGGGCAAGGACGAGGCGGCCCCCGACGCCACCCGTCCCGAGGGCATCGCCCCGGTGAGCGACCCGGCGCCGGGCTCCCGGCCGGGTCCGGCGCCGGGGAAGGACTCCGCCTGGTCGCCGTCCGGCGGACCGGGGCGTCCGGCCATCCAGCCGGCCCAGCCCGCCCAGCCGGTCGGCCCGGGTGCTCCCGGCGCTCCGGGGGCTCAGGGTGCTCCGGGGGCTCCGGGGGCGGCTCCGGCCGCGGCGGGCGGCAAGGACAAGCGCGCCGTGGCCCGCCTGGGCGGCGGCACCAAGTCCCCGCGCCGCGCCCAGCTCCAGCTGTCCCGTCTGGAGCCCTGGTCGGTCATGAAGTTCAGCTTCGTGATGTCGCTGGTGGCGTTCATCGTCCTGCTGGTCGCCGTGACCGTCCTGTACGTCATCCTGTCCGGCCTGGGCGTCTTCGACGCCATCAGCGAGACCGTCAACGACCTCACCCGCGACCAGAACGAGGCCACCGAGGGCGTGGACGCCGGCGGCTGGTTCGGCTTCGGCCGCATCTTCGGCTACACCGTCCTGGTCGGCGCCCTGAACGTCCTCCTCATCACCGCCCTGTCCACCGTCGGCTCCGTCATCTACAACCTGGCCGCCGACCTGGTGGGCGGCGTGGAGGTCACCCTCAAGGAGGCCGAGTAG
- a CDS encoding helix-turn-helix domain-containing protein — protein MDGRSDIRVCPACRVSRLSRYNPDPLCGACLVAARDGAGTTAQWAWDSGPLRQALARTDMAAVLAILRGGAGMSQLEFGQLLGWSQSVVTKIERRKRDTFYDIREILRVADLLGMPRKALLPLILGKVDIEPENGDEIAFWGDALEPGRELDRRQFNALASGLAVGALLPVPERIDRGHIRYLQSSLERLRNQDQTIGGGGLRAQALRLFTRARAMLDESDYTEQVGRELLAVTAELGVQSAWLAYDAGDQVTARTLYREAELLAGSVGDNELLVHVYANMAQQAVHLARVTGRRGSAREALRFADRAADAARHLPSPTLHALIALRQSLAHAQLGDAVAFRAAISRARREADRGRHESDQSWTAFITHSEITGYEATGVRRLGHPDKAIDLYRAVLEDSGRSPRDLAVYRANLAATLCSAGDLDAAMSEGMSVVSSLGTELTSVRVLNELRPVRQNAPASAEEFRHRFDTAARLLTPPAA, from the coding sequence ATGGACGGTCGGTCGGACATCCGGGTCTGCCCGGCATGCCGGGTCAGCCGGCTGAGCCGCTACAACCCCGACCCGCTGTGCGGGGCCTGCCTGGTCGCCGCCCGGGACGGCGCCGGTACGACCGCACAGTGGGCGTGGGACTCCGGCCCGCTCCGCCAGGCGCTCGCCCGCACCGACATGGCGGCCGTGCTGGCGATCCTGCGTGGCGGCGCCGGGATGAGCCAGCTCGAATTCGGGCAACTGCTGGGCTGGTCCCAGTCGGTGGTCACCAAGATCGAACGCCGCAAACGCGACACGTTCTATGACATCCGGGAGATCCTGCGGGTCGCCGATCTGCTCGGCATGCCCCGGAAGGCGTTGCTGCCGCTCATACTGGGCAAGGTGGACATCGAGCCGGAAAATGGCGATGAGATCGCTTTCTGGGGAGACGCCTTGGAACCTGGGAGAGAACTGGATCGTCGCCAGTTCAACGCACTGGCCTCCGGTCTTGCGGTGGGCGCCCTGCTGCCCGTTCCGGAACGGATCGACCGCGGCCACATCCGGTATCTGCAGTCCAGCCTGGAACGGCTGCGCAACCAGGACCAGACGATCGGCGGTGGCGGCCTGCGTGCGCAGGCGCTGCGGCTGTTCACCCGTGCCCGCGCCATGCTCGACGAGTCCGACTACACCGAACAGGTCGGCCGCGAACTGCTGGCCGTCACCGCCGAACTCGGGGTCCAGTCCGCCTGGCTGGCCTACGACGCCGGTGACCAGGTCACCGCGCGGACGCTGTACCGCGAGGCTGAGCTGCTGGCCGGCAGCGTCGGTGACAACGAACTGCTGGTGCACGTGTACGCGAACATGGCCCAGCAGGCCGTTCATCTGGCCCGCGTCACCGGTCGGCGCGGCAGTGCCCGCGAGGCCCTGCGCTTCGCCGACCGCGCCGCCGATGCCGCCCGGCACCTGCCGTCCCCAACCCTGCACGCCCTCATCGCGTTGCGTCAGTCCCTGGCCCACGCGCAGCTCGGTGATGCCGTGGCGTTCCGCGCCGCGATCTCCCGAGCGCGTCGGGAGGCCGACCGGGGCCGCCACGAGTCCGACCAGAGCTGGACCGCGTTCATCACACACTCGGAGATCACCGGGTACGAGGCGACAGGGGTCCGTCGCCTCGGCCACCCGGACAAGGCCATCGACCTGTACCGAGCCGTACTGGAGGACAGTGGGCGTTCACCCCGGGATCTGGCGGTCTACCGCGCCAACCTGGCCGCAACCCTCTGCTCCGCCGGTGACCTCGACGCGGCGATGAGCGAGGGAATGTCCGTCGTCAGCAGCCTCGGCACCGAACTCACCTCCGTACGCGTTCTCAACGAGCTGCGTCCCGTCCGCCAGAACGCCCCTGCGTCGGCGGAGGAGTTCCGCCACCGCTTCGACACCGCCGCCCGCCTCCTCACCCCGCCCGCCGCATGA
- a CDS encoding GNAT family N-acetyltransferase, which yields MTSDLSFRRFDAAGARRHRELVADIHRDAYADEIATGDPFASEEAFMERFDAYTGRDGFDLVIAYAGDEAVGQTWGWALPENTAWWNGLESEPEPGFTREDGTRTFALSEIMVRRAWTGRGIAHALHDTLLRARPEQRATLLVRPDNTNAYNAYKRWGWRKVSRLRPGWPDAPLMDVLILDLPLAPGL from the coding sequence ATGACCAGTGACCTGTCCTTCCGGCGGTTCGACGCCGCCGGGGCCCGCCGGCACCGCGAACTCGTCGCCGACATCCACCGCGACGCCTACGCCGACGAGATCGCCACCGGCGACCCGTTCGCCTCCGAGGAGGCGTTCATGGAACGCTTCGACGCCTACACCGGCCGCGACGGCTTCGACCTGGTCATCGCCTACGCAGGAGACGAGGCGGTCGGCCAGACCTGGGGCTGGGCGCTGCCGGAGAACACCGCCTGGTGGAACGGCCTGGAGTCCGAACCCGAACCGGGCTTCACCCGTGAGGACGGCACCCGCACCTTCGCCCTCAGCGAGATCATGGTCCGCCGTGCCTGGACCGGCCGGGGCATCGCCCACGCCCTCCACGACACCCTCCTGCGCGCCCGCCCCGAGCAACGCGCCACCCTGCTCGTACGCCCCGACAACACCAACGCCTACAACGCCTACAAACGCTGGGGCTGGCGCAAGGTCTCCCGCCTGCGCCCCGGCTGGCCCGACGCCCCCCTCATGGACGTCCTCATCCTCGACCTGCCCCTGGCCCCCGGACTATGA
- a CDS encoding TIGR03986 family type III CRISPR-associated RAMP protein, which translates to MTDQRSRRPVPRPGKRPGSGGGGRPKNTAPKRETETTYVPDQKAKFLNPYAFVPALPRAALPGPLREDAEPRGHDRLHKDCWTGSIAVTLTVRTPLLLLDTARAAAPESGPQEHRVYPVLTRRGRPYLPATSVKGMLRSAYEAVTGSRFGVFHSGDLPLGWRRTAGDALSMKPARVSDDGTALEECETSARLPYYDPEKRISYPDGSTPQHLDEVHVRTEKKGNTSTVTEIRKGPPPEGSEEWKRGYVCVTGNNASDKTDERVFLVGSSRGKTPIPITEDMRRRWDALMRSYGDAHDPEDIWKRDGAEDDPGKRLGNEPGKLGWSAHLWQRERAELRPGALCYFRRTRQNGTVVTSIYPVTVTRDIAAETPGEMLPDDLHPAPDYDRLSIADRVFGWVAPKGSSTRPAGYRGRVRIGPVECTADERQAVTVFEGDGLPLAVLSAPKPSQGRFYLSEVSDPARPVQARASKEEVYTTKGRKLRGRKVYWHHAAVADDPDYWNPSGSGSADPTQQPVDGKGHREYRRPRKPVEGDGVISGGRFVTRDEEQRDSQNRSVRGWVKPGTTFTFRVDVHDLDEIELGALVWLLRLPEDCFHRLGLGKPLGFGSVRLDIDPDATTLHSGEQWSAYYHLLSDPLPENDAASVLDRCAKAFEELLAQGEMPKIRDAFLAVARGRADLPVHYPRVRPAALRAGHLIPPDPRGLAYEWFSANERLEDKEIAKGHGQSLPDPTGAPFLVAYREKKNDSGNGRGR; encoded by the coding sequence ATGACCGACCAGCGTTCCCGCAGGCCCGTCCCCCGTCCCGGTAAGCGCCCGGGCTCCGGCGGGGGAGGACGCCCGAAGAACACCGCTCCGAAGCGGGAGACCGAGACCACCTACGTGCCGGATCAGAAGGCGAAGTTCCTCAACCCCTACGCCTTCGTCCCGGCGCTGCCCCGCGCGGCGCTGCCCGGACCGCTGCGGGAGGACGCCGAGCCCCGCGGGCACGACCGGCTGCACAAGGACTGCTGGACCGGGTCGATCGCCGTCACGCTCACGGTGCGCACGCCGCTGCTGCTGCTCGACACCGCCCGTGCCGCAGCCCCCGAGTCCGGGCCGCAGGAGCATCGCGTCTACCCGGTGCTGACCCGCCGGGGAAGGCCGTACCTGCCGGCAACCTCGGTCAAGGGGATGCTGCGGTCGGCGTACGAGGCCGTCACCGGCTCCAGGTTCGGCGTGTTCCACTCCGGCGACCTGCCCCTGGGGTGGCGGCGGACCGCCGGGGACGCGCTGTCCATGAAACCGGCCAGGGTGAGCGACGACGGCACCGCATTGGAGGAGTGCGAGACGTCCGCCCGGCTTCCCTACTACGACCCCGAGAAGCGCATCTCGTACCCCGACGGGAGCACCCCCCAGCACCTGGACGAGGTGCACGTGCGCACCGAGAAGAAGGGGAACACCAGCACGGTCACCGAAATCAGGAAGGGGCCGCCGCCCGAGGGCTCCGAGGAGTGGAAACGCGGCTACGTGTGCGTCACCGGGAACAACGCCTCCGACAAAACGGACGAGCGGGTCTTCTTGGTGGGCTCCAGCCGTGGCAAGACCCCTATCCCCATCACCGAGGACATGCGCAGGCGATGGGATGCCCTGATGCGCAGCTACGGCGACGCACACGACCCCGAGGACATCTGGAAGCGGGACGGGGCGGAAGACGACCCGGGCAAGCGGCTGGGCAACGAGCCCGGAAAGCTCGGCTGGAGCGCGCACCTGTGGCAGCGGGAACGCGCCGAGCTGCGTCCTGGGGCACTGTGCTACTTCCGGCGCACCCGGCAGAACGGAACCGTTGTGACGAGCATCTATCCGGTGACCGTCACCCGCGACATCGCGGCCGAGACCCCCGGTGAGATGCTGCCGGACGACCTGCACCCGGCACCGGACTACGACCGGCTCTCCATCGCCGACCGCGTGTTCGGCTGGGTCGCTCCGAAGGGGTCCAGCACCCGTCCCGCCGGATACCGGGGGCGCGTGCGGATCGGCCCGGTCGAGTGCACGGCCGACGAACGGCAGGCGGTGACCGTGTTCGAGGGAGACGGGCTGCCACTGGCCGTGCTCAGTGCGCCCAAGCCCTCCCAGGGGCGCTTCTACCTGTCGGAGGTGTCCGACCCCGCCCGGCCGGTGCAGGCGCGGGCCTCCAAGGAGGAGGTCTACACGACCAAGGGCCGGAAGCTGCGAGGCCGCAAGGTCTACTGGCACCACGCCGCCGTCGCCGACGACCCCGACTACTGGAACCCGTCCGGCTCCGGCTCCGCCGACCCGACCCAGCAGCCGGTCGACGGCAAGGGGCACCGCGAGTACCGGCGGCCCCGCAAGCCCGTCGAGGGCGACGGCGTCATCTCCGGCGGCCGGTTCGTCACCCGGGACGAGGAGCAGCGCGACAGTCAGAACCGTTCGGTGCGCGGCTGGGTGAAGCCGGGAACGACCTTCACCTTCCGGGTGGACGTGCACGACCTCGACGAGATCGAACTGGGGGCGCTGGTCTGGCTGCTGCGGCTGCCCGAGGACTGCTTCCACCGGCTCGGCCTCGGCAAGCCCCTCGGTTTCGGCAGCGTCCGCCTCGACATCGATCCGGACGCGACGACGCTGCATTCGGGCGAGCAGTGGTCCGCGTACTACCACCTCCTGTCGGACCCGCTGCCCGAGAACGACGCCGCGTCCGTCCTGGACCGCTGCGCGAAGGCGTTCGAGGAACTGCTCGCCCAGGGCGAGATGCCGAAGATCCGGGACGCCTTCCTCGCCGTCGCCCGCGGGCGCGCGGACCTGCCCGTTCACTATCCCCGTGTCCGTCCCGCGGCGCTGAGGGCCGGCCATCTCATCCCACCCGACCCGCGCGGCCTGGCGTACGAATGGTTCAGCGCCAACGAACGCCTGGAGGACAAGGAGATCGCCAAGGGCCACGGCCAGTCGCTGCCCGACCCCACCGGCGCACCTTTCCTGGTCGCCTACAGGGAGAAGAAGAACGACTCCGGCAATGGCCGGGGACGATAG
- the csx19 gene encoding type III-D CRISPR-associated protein Csx19: protein MNVVLHTAARDGLTFPEVLAYAPDGVALLITPWRYHVALVRDGQVLSRGDEIDLTGTFDVRVFNENAELRWLQTGDGRGRAVLLTEDAAALPADFTERHGDVHAIAVQEGRYLLWGRSAGTSDGWTALTTERIGAVHIPVDIPRRPGYAALTTREYIARDPRHGNAYVAEERLLGFAPTPIERPRAEDTAS from the coding sequence ATGAACGTCGTCCTGCACACCGCCGCCCGCGACGGCCTGACCTTCCCCGAGGTGCTGGCGTACGCCCCGGACGGGGTGGCGCTGCTCATCACCCCGTGGCGCTACCACGTGGCCCTCGTCCGTGACGGCCAGGTGCTGTCCCGCGGCGACGAGATCGACCTGACGGGGACGTTCGACGTCCGGGTCTTCAACGAGAACGCCGAGCTGCGCTGGCTCCAGACCGGCGACGGGCGCGGCCGGGCCGTCCTGCTGACCGAGGACGCCGCCGCCCTTCCCGCCGACTTCACCGAACGCCACGGCGACGTCCACGCGATCGCCGTCCAGGAGGGCCGGTACCTGCTGTGGGGCCGTTCGGCCGGCACGAGCGACGGCTGGACCGCCCTGACCACCGAACGCATCGGCGCCGTCCACATCCCTGTGGACATCCCGCGGCGACCCGGATACGCCGCCCTGACCACCCGCGAGTACATCGCCCGCGACCCCCGGCACGGCAACGCCTACGTGGCGGAGGAACGCCTGCTGGGCTTCGCCCCCACACCGATCGAACGTCCCCGAGCCGAGGACACCGCCTCATGA